A genomic window from Euleptes europaea isolate rEulEur1 chromosome 9, rEulEur1.hap1, whole genome shotgun sequence includes:
- the IBSP gene encoding bone sialoprotein 2 codes for MRTALLFLCLLGIACAFSVKNFRRRFKSEDSDENAVFKNRFRNFLYRYPYHYSPMKRYQFNSDSSEEGYGGDSSEEEEEEEGGQSNEENEGGNENETEKAATEAPSGKGTVNKGHAKPPKQVPVKKDPVEIPGKGGGIKKGEKDKAPEKGGKKEGSENEEDSDENEEEENEEEENEEEEKVDENGQSVNGTSTNSTAEENGNGGNGEEEEEGNEEEEKEATTIIPTTEVTTVISTTEYQEQYETTTEDQWQYVTPEDPWQYDTTTEEPYVYDTTTTGYENGNEAQTDYYGSENGYPRGDTFRTYEDEYSYYKGHGYDVYGQDYYYNQ; via the exons ATGAGGACAGCGCTTCTCTTCCTCTGCCTTCTGGGAATCGCTTGTGCCTTCTCA gtaaaaaaCTTCCGAAGAAGATTTAAATCAGAGGATTCAGACGAAAATGCA GTATTCAAGAACAGATTTAGGAATTTCCTTTACAGATATCCCTATCACTACTCACCTATGAAAAGATATcag TTTAACAGTGACTCATCAGAAGAAGGCTACGGTGGTGATAGttcagaagaggaggaagaagaagaaggg GGACAGTCCAATGAAGAAAATGAAGGAGGCAATGAGAATGAAACTGAAAAAGCCGCTACAGAAGCTCCTTCTGGAAAAGGAACAGTTAATAAAGGACACGCCAAGCCTCCTAAGCAG GTGCCAGTGAAAAAAGATCCTGTTGAGATACCAGGAAAAGGAGGCGGGATTAAAAAGGGCGAAAAAGACAAAGCTCCAgaaaaaggagggaagaaggaaggctCTGAAAACGAGGAAGACAGTgatgaaaatgaagaagaagaaaatgaagaagaagaaaatgaagaagaggagaaagtggATGAGAATGGACAAAGTGTCAATGGTACCTCTACCAACAGCACTGCAGAAGAGAATGGAAACGGTGGCAacggagaggaggaagaggaaggtaatgaagaggaagaaaaggaagcaacCACCATTATCCCTACTACTGAGGTCACTACTGTTATCTCCACGACAGAGTATCAGGAGCAATATGAAACTACCACTGAAGATCAGTGGCAGTACGTGACCCCTGAAGATCCGTGGCAGTACGACACCACCACCGAAGAGCCATATGTTTATGATACCACCACCACCGGTTACGAAAACGGCAATGAGGCACAAACAGATTACTACGGGAGCGAGAACGGGTATCCCCGCGGCGACACTTTCAGAACATACGAAGATGAGTATAGCTACTATAAAGGGCATGGATATGATGTTTATGGCCAAGACTACTATTACAACCAGTGA